The Terriglobus tenax genome contains a region encoding:
- a CDS encoding TonB-dependent receptor, whose product MKVHEFPVRVFLVVFFFLFLANNPLQAQDTSSLTGTITDASGAVVGKANITLRNTATRAEVHATSNDAGNFTITNLASGTYTVRAEASGFQSMEFSDVRLDPNIGRRLDISMKVGEASASVTVEAGANAVQTESGSVGQLITEEQVKSIQLNGRNPLYLSQLEPGVVRNNSMAAFSFGLDNGINVNGARSQESLITFDGAPMVRTRSNGTSVGVADVDSTSQVQVLTTSYPAEYGRTSGGQTRIIPKSGSSNFHGSAFEYFRNTVLNANTWSRNNTGTKRQAFRFNQFGWNLNGPVMIPGHFNTGRNRLFFLLGQEWIRYNHDDFAQQRVPTALMRQGNFSELLTTNIFYNTPVQLADPVTRVPYVNNIIPPSQLSTNGIGLLNAYPAANTSNNANNWTDSAGYIEKQRKDSIVIDFSPVDAHHLRFSLLNYNYNDYEPHFGNFNLNPRIFTRPNQIAVLRYTWTISPTLVNDAFVSGAADHVNINIDTSLGRYDRTKYGINYPYLYSASTKTLPNKIPTVQLTNFGTLDGGPYPSRSGGIVYDVGDTLTKVIGNHTLKFGGVWEYAGENNYDQISVDNTRPGTTNNQNGLFVFTDQRGGTSTSYVPTSNAAVANVALGLFDTYGEIGQRSYTLFRGNMVEGFAQDQWRTNSKLVLEFGVRYSVMMPYHALWGNQAFFSPKDYNPSLAPTVSTTTGFVTGGDPLNGVVIPGTGFPDKAKGHVPDNILNGGYQRLFRGYGSGYHPTVYTNIQPRFGFAYQISPGTVIRAGGGRYVQRLGISDTVHVGGNAPFQPASGVTRGSVDNPGGIGTNATPLAFTSQSYIYPSPEAWGWNLTAEHEFPGIGTFTLSYVGRRGYHLEQLANINQLQPGTLQANPGVNTDALRPYKGFSTIIEANNRGGSFYHAMQANLKRRLTKGFLFGVAYTWSKSLDYGSSNGTSLPNAFNNSNMYGPSDFDIHHVLVTNYVWDIPYGTHATNWAARSILGNWQFSGIIQAQSGRPLSVSRNLDQAGVGAGSGNQFYVHTRDPQLPHQFAGPKGTAQWFETAVFQPAAAGTFAGRGSRNNIYAPGFNSFSAALQKAMHIIPDHENHQLIFKAEAFNYLNHPNWDNPDVSPTSGTFGRVTGKGNTYSSERQLQFSLRYAF is encoded by the coding sequence ATGAAAGTTCACGAATTCCCTGTTCGTGTGTTTCTCGTCGTATTCTTTTTTCTATTTCTGGCAAATAACCCGCTCCAAGCCCAAGACACATCCTCTCTTACCGGAACGATCACGGACGCATCGGGCGCCGTTGTCGGGAAGGCCAACATTACCCTTCGCAATACCGCAACCCGCGCCGAAGTTCATGCCACCTCGAACGATGCCGGCAACTTCACCATCACCAACCTGGCATCTGGCACTTACACCGTGCGTGCGGAAGCCAGCGGTTTTCAAAGCATGGAGTTCAGCGACGTCCGCCTGGACCCAAATATCGGACGCCGTCTCGATATTTCCATGAAGGTCGGCGAAGCATCCGCCTCCGTCACCGTGGAAGCCGGCGCCAACGCAGTCCAGACCGAAAGCGGATCGGTTGGTCAGCTGATTACCGAGGAGCAGGTCAAAAGCATCCAGCTCAATGGCCGCAACCCGCTTTATCTTTCCCAGCTTGAACCCGGCGTGGTGCGCAACAACTCCATGGCTGCTTTTTCCTTCGGACTGGATAACGGCATCAACGTCAACGGAGCACGTTCGCAGGAGAGCCTGATCACCTTCGACGGCGCGCCCATGGTTCGTACCCGTTCCAACGGCACCAGCGTTGGCGTGGCCGATGTCGACTCCACATCGCAGGTGCAGGTACTCACCACAAGCTATCCGGCTGAGTACGGCCGCACCTCCGGCGGACAGACACGCATCATTCCCAAGAGCGGCAGCAGCAACTTTCACGGCAGCGCTTTTGAATACTTCCGCAACACCGTGCTCAACGCCAACACCTGGTCACGCAATAACACAGGCACCAAGCGACAGGCCTTCCGGTTTAACCAGTTTGGTTGGAACCTGAATGGACCAGTGATGATTCCCGGCCACTTCAACACGGGCCGCAACCGCCTGTTCTTCCTTCTGGGGCAGGAGTGGATTCGCTACAATCACGATGACTTCGCGCAGCAACGTGTTCCCACCGCGCTGATGCGTCAAGGCAACTTCAGTGAGCTTCTGACCACGAATATCTTTTACAACACCCCGGTACAACTTGCTGATCCGGTGACCCGTGTTCCTTATGTAAACAACATCATTCCACCCAGCCAACTCAGCACCAATGGTATCGGGCTTCTGAATGCTTATCCCGCGGCAAACACGTCGAACAACGCCAACAACTGGACGGATTCTGCTGGATACATTGAGAAGCAGCGCAAGGATAGCATCGTTATCGATTTCAGCCCCGTGGACGCGCACCATCTGCGCTTCAGCCTGCTGAACTACAACTACAACGACTACGAGCCCCACTTCGGCAACTTCAATCTGAATCCGAGAATCTTTACCCGTCCGAACCAGATTGCCGTGCTGCGCTACACCTGGACCATCAGCCCCACTCTGGTAAACGATGCCTTTGTCTCCGGTGCGGCCGACCACGTCAACATCAACATCGATACGTCGCTTGGCCGCTACGACCGCACCAAGTACGGCATCAACTATCCGTATCTCTACTCCGCATCCACCAAGACGCTGCCGAACAAGATTCCCACCGTGCAACTGACAAACTTCGGCACGCTGGACGGGGGGCCTTACCCCTCACGCTCGGGCGGCATCGTGTATGACGTTGGTGACACCCTGACCAAGGTCATCGGCAATCACACGCTGAAGTTTGGCGGTGTGTGGGAATACGCTGGCGAGAATAACTACGACCAGATCAGCGTCGATAACACCCGCCCAGGAACGACGAACAATCAGAACGGCCTGTTCGTATTTACTGATCAGCGCGGAGGCACCAGCACTTCGTATGTGCCTACGTCCAATGCTGCAGTTGCCAACGTAGCCCTGGGATTGTTCGATACTTATGGCGAAATTGGCCAGCGTTCGTATACGCTCTTCCGTGGCAACATGGTGGAGGGCTTTGCTCAGGACCAGTGGAGGACCAACAGCAAGCTTGTGCTTGAGTTTGGTGTTCGCTACAGCGTGATGATGCCCTACCATGCGCTGTGGGGAAACCAGGCCTTCTTTAGCCCCAAAGACTACAACCCTTCCCTTGCCCCGACAGTTAGCACAACCACTGGATTTGTCACGGGCGGCGATCCTCTGAATGGTGTTGTCATCCCCGGCACAGGATTCCCGGATAAGGCGAAAGGCCACGTTCCGGACAACATCCTGAACGGTGGCTATCAGCGCCTGTTCCGAGGCTACGGCTCGGGATACCACCCGACGGTCTACACCAACATTCAACCCCGCTTTGGCTTTGCCTATCAGATCTCGCCGGGAACGGTGATCCGTGCAGGCGGCGGCCGTTACGTGCAGCGCCTTGGCATCAGCGACACGGTACACGTCGGTGGCAATGCTCCGTTCCAGCCTGCTTCCGGTGTAACGCGCGGCTCGGTCGACAACCCGGGCGGCATTGGCACCAACGCAACGCCGTTGGCCTTCACCTCACAGTCGTACATCTATCCCAGTCCCGAAGCCTGGGGTTGGAACCTGACCGCCGAGCATGAGTTTCCGGGCATCGGCACCTTTACGCTGAGCTATGTTGGCCGCCGCGGTTACCACCTGGAGCAGCTTGCCAACATCAACCAGTTACAGCCGGGAACGCTACAGGCCAATCCGGGAGTCAATACCGATGCTCTGCGTCCGTATAAAGGCTTCTCCACCATCATCGAAGCGAACAACCGTGGAGGCTCTTTCTACCACGCCATGCAAGCCAACCTTAAGCGTCGCCTGACCAAGGGATTCCTCTTTGGAGTGGCTTATACCTGGTCCAAGAGCCTGGATTACGGCTCGTCCAACGGAACCAGCCTTCCCAATGCATTCAACAACTCCAACATGTACGGTCCCAGCGACTTTGATATTCATCATGTGCTGGTCACCAACTACGTTTGGGATATCCCCTACGGCACACACGCGACCAACTGGGCTGCACGCTCCATCCTCGGCAACTGGCAGTTTTCAGGAATCATCCAGGCGCAGAGCGGACGTCCGCTTTCGGTCTCGCGCAACCTTGACCAGGCAGGCGTTGGAGCAGGCTCCGGTAACCAGTTCTACGTTCACACACGCGATCCGCAGCTTCCGCACCAGTTTGCCGGTCCCAAGGGAACGGCCCAGTGGTTTGAGACTGCTGTCTTCCAGCCGGCTGCAGCAGGAACGTTCGCTGGCCGCGGATCGCGCAACAATATCTATGCCCCCGGCTTCAACAGCTTCAGTGCAGCGCTGCAGAAGGCAATGCATATCATTCCTGACCATGAAAATCATCAATTGATTTTCAAGGCCGAGGCTTTCAACTACCTGAATCACCCGAATTGGGATAACCCGGATGTCTCGCCCACCAGCGGCACCTTCGGCCGTGTAACTGGCAAGGGCAACACCTACTCCTCAGAACGCCAGCTCCAGTTCAGCCTGCGTTACGCGTTCTAA
- a CDS encoding LysR family transcriptional regulator, translating to MLDLKQVRTFAEVAREKSFTRAANQLHYAQSSVTAQVHALEGELGLPLFNRLGRQVELTTAGTQFLAYANRLLSLAEEARTSVQKSGQVVGPLVITASESLLTYRLPDLLRSFQCSYPGVQLTLQTTTQCASVSPLEPGIDIAITIDEPIEVPQLLVKRVRREPMLALVAKEHPLAGQKKITASQIAEHQILLTERSCSYRALFERTLSQGGGRVSKSLEFASVEALKQCALARMGIAVLPEIVVADEVEKGSLVALPWPEKRLYVYTQVVRHRDKWFSPVMQAFWTMAMEMLSER from the coding sequence ATGCTTGACCTGAAGCAGGTGCGGACCTTTGCGGAGGTTGCGCGGGAGAAAAGCTTTACCCGCGCCGCCAACCAGTTGCATTACGCGCAGTCCAGCGTGACGGCACAGGTGCACGCGCTTGAAGGCGAACTCGGCCTGCCGTTGTTCAACCGCCTGGGACGGCAGGTGGAACTGACCACGGCGGGCACGCAGTTTCTGGCGTATGCGAACCGTCTGCTCTCACTTGCGGAAGAGGCGCGGACCTCTGTTCAGAAGAGCGGACAGGTCGTGGGTCCCCTGGTGATTACGGCATCGGAGAGCTTGCTGACCTATCGTTTGCCCGATCTGCTGCGAAGCTTCCAGTGCAGCTATCCTGGCGTGCAACTCACGCTGCAGACAACGACGCAGTGTGCCTCCGTCAGCCCGCTGGAGCCGGGCATCGACATCGCGATCACGATTGATGAGCCGATTGAAGTGCCGCAGTTGCTGGTCAAGCGCGTGCGCCGCGAACCCATGCTGGCGCTGGTCGCGAAAGAGCATCCGCTGGCTGGCCAGAAGAAAATAACTGCCAGCCAGATTGCGGAGCACCAGATTCTGCTGACCGAGCGCAGTTGCAGCTATCGCGCACTGTTTGAGCGGACACTGTCGCAGGGCGGCGGCCGCGTCAGCAAATCATTGGAGTTCGCCAGCGTCGAGGCATTGAAGCAGTGTGCGCTTGCACGCATGGGGATCGCGGTACTGCCGGAGATTGTGGTCGCGGATGAAGTTGAGAAGGGAAGCCTGGTGGCTTTGCCATGGCCGGAGAAACGGCTGTATGTGTATACGCAGGTCGTACGCCATCGCGACAAATGGTTTTCGCCGGTGATGCAGGCCTTCTGGACGATGGCGATGGAGATGCTTTCAGAACGGTGA
- a CDS encoding DMT family transporter — MKPKHIAQIFLLSAAWGISFLMIRIAATVFPPVWVGMLRSGSGAVLLLVLLAIRGNRLPPRKMLPWLLAVALFNNAIPFSFFAWGEQTVPSNTAAVLNATVPIWTMLLGMAVHRTRMGIATVLGVLIGFAGVSLVVYSRASDPAQNQGSLVLGIVVILLATLGYAIATTIAKAKLQGLDPVGLASSQLALAACMLVPVAALTRHPSHFALQPLLAILVLGFIGSGLAFYLYFNLLAHIPATHVVAVTYLLPVWGIFWGLVAHEQIAPMAYAGVLVVIAGLVLMNTSLRKPSPKQEPSPAVCKVVEP; from the coding sequence ATGAAGCCAAAGCACATCGCGCAGATCTTTCTGCTCTCCGCAGCATGGGGTATCTCGTTCCTGATGATCCGGATCGCCGCGACCGTGTTTCCTCCGGTCTGGGTCGGCATGCTGCGTTCCGGTTCGGGTGCGGTACTGCTCCTGGTTCTACTGGCCATCCGTGGCAACAGGCTTCCGCCGCGAAAGATGCTGCCGTGGCTTCTGGCAGTCGCTCTGTTCAACAACGCGATTCCGTTCAGCTTCTTTGCCTGGGGAGAGCAGACCGTCCCCAGCAACACCGCCGCCGTGTTGAACGCCACCGTTCCTATCTGGACCATGCTGCTGGGCATGGCCGTCCATCGGACGCGCATGGGTATCGCCACGGTGCTCGGCGTGCTGATCGGTTTCGCCGGCGTATCGCTGGTGGTTTACAGCCGCGCCTCGGATCCGGCTCAAAATCAGGGCAGTCTCGTGCTGGGCATCGTGGTGATTCTGCTGGCCACGCTTGGCTATGCCATCGCAACAACGATCGCCAAGGCCAAACTACAGGGGCTTGATCCCGTGGGCCTGGCATCTTCTCAGCTTGCACTCGCGGCCTGCATGCTGGTTCCGGTTGCGGCGCTGACGCGGCATCCTTCGCACTTCGCGCTGCAGCCGCTGCTGGCCATCCTGGTGCTTGGCTTTATCGGAAGCGGACTTGCGTTCTACCTTTACTTCAATCTACTGGCCCATATTCCGGCAACACATGTTGTTGCGGTGACCTACCTGTTGCCGGTGTGGGGTATCTTCTGGGGCCTGGTGGCGCATGAGCAGATTGCGCCCATGGCCTATGCCGGTGTGCTGGTGGTGATTGCAGGCCTGGTGCTGATGAACACCAGCCTGCGAAAGCCCTCCCCTAAGCAGGAACCATCGCCAGCAGTCTGCAAGGTGGTGGAGCCTTAG
- a CDS encoding LacI family DNA-binding transcriptional regulator — protein MQDVAKAAGVSPMTVSRMINGHPYVTPETAKKIRDAIRKLEYKPNHAARVLTGQLSRSIGLIVPDISDTFFSVVSHAVQETAREHGYLVWLAASEDDLAIETAQVEAMAHHPVDGILLVPAQSRAPYLKELAGSSTPVVTIDRPIEVATTDSVGVENRTGAAMATSHLVEHGYKRIACVQANGHLLTMKDRVAGYKDCLRRSRLPYSRVLELKSRESAYKALKDLLSGDRRPDALFTANNASTIWVIEALRDLRLKMGTDIGLVGFDDVDFFTLITPAVTAVRQPAAELGNVATRQLLRRINREFTSPSVRTILPVSLTIRESCGCKAGRKA, from the coding sequence TTGCAGGATGTAGCCAAGGCTGCCGGCGTATCTCCCATGACCGTTTCGCGGATGATCAACGGTCATCCTTATGTAACACCCGAGACGGCGAAGAAGATTCGCGATGCGATCCGTAAGCTGGAGTACAAACCGAACCACGCGGCACGGGTACTGACCGGGCAGTTGTCGCGTTCCATCGGTCTGATTGTTCCGGATATCTCCGACACATTTTTTTCCGTCGTAAGCCATGCCGTGCAGGAGACAGCGCGCGAACACGGATACCTGGTATGGCTTGCAGCATCGGAAGACGACCTTGCGATTGAAACCGCACAGGTGGAGGCCATGGCGCACCATCCTGTGGATGGCATTCTACTCGTCCCCGCCCAGAGCCGCGCTCCGTATCTTAAAGAGCTTGCAGGCAGCAGCACTCCGGTTGTCACCATTGACCGGCCCATTGAAGTGGCAACAACAGATTCTGTGGGTGTGGAGAACCGCACAGGCGCTGCCATGGCAACAAGTCACCTCGTGGAACATGGGTACAAGCGCATTGCCTGTGTTCAGGCAAACGGCCATCTGCTCACCATGAAGGATCGCGTCGCAGGCTACAAGGACTGCCTTCGAAGGTCGCGGCTCCCATACTCCCGCGTGCTGGAATTGAAATCGAGAGAGAGCGCTTATAAAGCCTTGAAAGATTTATTGAGTGGAGACCGCCGTCCCGATGCTCTGTTCACGGCCAACAACGCCTCCACCATCTGGGTGATTGAAGCCCTGCGCGATCTTCGCTTGAAAATGGGAACAGACATTGGCCTGGTGGGGTTTGACGATGTCGATTTCTTCACCCTGATCACTCCCGCGGTTACAGCCGTACGGCAACCGGCCGCGGAACTGGGAAATGTTGCAACGCGGCAGCTGCTGCGACGCATCAACCGCGAGTTCACCTCGCCGAGCGTTCGTACCATTCTGCCCGTATCGCTCACTATCCGGGAGTCGTGCGGCTGCAAAGCCGGGCGGAAGGCTTGA